Below is a genomic region from Treponema sp. J25.
CGTCCACGGGGGGCCCTACTTTAACCAGACGGTACGAATTACCCAGGAAGTGGTGGAACACATCCAGGCCTGCAGCAGCCTTGCCCCCTTACACAACCCTATCCAACTAGAAGGCATTCGCCTGTGCAAGACGCACCACGGAGAAATTCCTCAATTTGCTTCCTTTGACACGGCCTTTCACCGGGACAAACCGGAAGTACACCGTATCTTTGCCCTTCCCCGACAGCTCTGTACGCAGTTTGGCTACGAAAAATATGGCTTCCATGGGGCAAGCCACCGCTACGTGGCCCGCCGGGCTGCCGCACTGCTCCAACGTCCCCTGGAAGAACTGAGACTCATCTCCTGTCATCTTGGTGGCGGCTCCAGTATTACCGCCATCCATCGGGGAAAGGCCCTGGACACCACCGCCACCTATGGTACCTGTACGGGCATGCCCATGGGAAGTCGCAGCGGAGACATCGATGTGGCAGTCATCCTTGACCTTATCCTCCAGCAGGGGTACAGCCCCCAGGAAGTCTCCGACATCCTGTATAACCAGAGTGGCCTTTTCGGCATCAGTGGCATCTCATCGGACATGGCCGAACTCGAACGGCTAGAACAGGCAGGCCATGAGGGGGCCCATCTTGCGCGGGAGTACTACGTCTACATGATTAAAAAGTTTATAGGCGCCTTTGCGGCCCTCCTGGAAGGGGTCGATGCCATCATCTTTACTGGTGGCATCGGCGAAAAGGACCATGATATCCGGGAACGGGTATGCCGTTCCCTGGGATGGCTTGGCGCCCGGATAGACCTCACCAAAAACCGCGGCGCCCAGGGAGAAACCCCTATTTCCACCACCGACTCAAGGGTAACCCTCCTGGTAATCCCCACCGACGAAGAACTCGAAATAGCCCTGGAAATAACGGAGGCCCTTGAAAATATATAGGAGGGGGAGCACCGCACCGCCCCCCTTTCGGCTCAGCCCGCACCAAACCGTCGCCTCGGCCGCCGCGGCTCCCCCCTCGCGCCTGCTTCCTTCGCCGCTTCCACAGCCCTCCCCGGCCGGGCTTCCAGCCCGGCCCACTCCCCCAGAGCCCACGGCTCAGGCGATCAGGCGCTCCCCCCACTCCGGGACCACCCACGGCGGGGCCCTTCTCAGGGC
It encodes:
- a CDS encoding acetate/propionate family kinase — translated: MATILVLNCGSSTIKFQLLDMPAGRRLLKGAIEKIGQQESKGRISYDASLEPFRRFSSPQEEHPSSKGSPPSLEESLPAISYADAFDWLFAHLPPTLPLDAIGHRVVHGGPYFNQTVRITQEVVEHIQACSSLAPLHNPIQLEGIRLCKTHHGEIPQFASFDTAFHRDKPEVHRIFALPRQLCTQFGYEKYGFHGASHRYVARRAAALLQRPLEELRLISCHLGGGSSITAIHRGKALDTTATYGTCTGMPMGSRSGDIDVAVILDLILQQGYSPQEVSDILYNQSGLFGISGISSDMAELERLEQAGHEGAHLAREYYVYMIKKFIGAFAALLEGVDAIIFTGGIGEKDHDIRERVCRSLGWLGARIDLTKNRGAQGETPISTTDSRVTLLVIPTDEELEIALEITEALENI